A segment of the Vibrio sp. YMD68 genome:
ACACCCGTGATGAGCTGTGACGTCCGAGGCGAAGAGAGTCGTAATTGCAGTAAAGCGATGATGCCATCAGCATCACCATTAAAAACATCGTAGTGCATAAATAACCTTGGGGAAATGAATCCGTAGCGGAGGCAAAGAACCGTTGTTCAGCTCAGTTAAGCGTAAATCGCGATAACACCATCTTCTAGCAGTTGTAGTTGCTCAATACCAAGTTCCGTGGCTTTAGGCTTGACCACCGCAATCATATGCAGCATACCTTCCAGCACAACCTGTTCGGTGACCTTAGCGTTTAGCGACATCGCCGATTGATAACCAATCCAACTGCTTGCAATTAAATGTAATGTAGTCACCAAAGATTTCATTTCTAACTCTTCAACCACTAACAAATCAAGCTTTACGAAGGCCCTCATAATGTTGATTAGGTTATTTTGCAGCTTCTCTTGGACTTTAATGTAGTCATCATGCAACGAAGTATCACGTTGAAGAATCTCAGGAAGGTTGGCGTAAAAGAAACGATATTTCCACATGAAGGTGAAAATGGAATCCAGATAGTGTTTGAGTAACACCAAACTTTCCTGCTGACCATTGATGGGAGTAAATCGTTCGAGCAACTCTTCAGAGTAGAGCGTAAAGATCTCATGGACGATTTCTTGTTTATTTCGAAAATGGTAGTAAAGGTTGCCAGGGCTAATGTCTATGTGCGCAGCAATGTGATTGGTCGTAATATTACGCTCACCATGTTCATTAAATAGCTCTAATGCTGCATGTACAATTTTATCGCGAGTCTTCATTTATTGCCCGTATCCTTTCCGTCAATCGAATGAGTATAGCGCCAAGTGTACCCCATAACAAAAAAGCGCCTGGTCGTATCAGGCGCTTTCAACTATTTAATCAACTATTTGTGGTATAGCTTAGATAACTCATGCACAGCATCAACAAACACACCTGCATTTTCAGGTGGCACATCTAGGTGGATACCATGACCCAGATTAAATACATGGCCAGTTCCGCCATCACCAAAACCTTCAAGGATGGTGCCGACTTCTTCACGAATACGTTCAGGCTGAGCGTAGAGCACAGACGGGTCCATATTGCCTTGTAGAGCGACTTTGTCACCTATACGAGCTTTGGCATCAGCAATGTTAATCGTCCAGTCTAGGCCGACAGCATCGCAGCCTGTGGCTGCAATCGACTCTAACCACATACCACCATTCTTAGTGAATAGTGTAACAGGAACGCGACGACCTTCGTTTTCACGAATCAGACCATCGACAATTTTGTGCATGTATTGAAGCGAGAATAGATTGTAATCACGCGGAGTCAGCACACCACCCCATGTATCAAATACCATGACTGATTGTGCACCGGCTTTAATCTGTGCGTTCAGATACTCAATAACCGTGTCTGCAAGTTTATCTAGCAGTAGGTGCAAAGTTTGAGGCTCTGCGTACATCATTTTTTTGATTTTAGTGAACGCTTTAGAACTGCTGCCTTCAACCATATACGTGGCAAGCGTCCAAGGGCTGCCAGAAAAACCGATAAGAGGCACTTCACCTTTCAGGTCTTTGCGGATTTGACGTACGGCATTCATAACGTACTGAAGCTCACCTTCTGGATCCGGTAAACCAATTTTTTCAACATCTGCTTTACATGTGATTGGACGTTCAAACTTCGGGCCTTCACCCGTTTCGAAGTACAAACCAAGACCCATCGCATCTGGGATCGTCAGAATATCAGAGAACAAAATTGCAGCATCAAGCGGAAAACGACGCAAAGGCTGAAGCGTTACTTCTGACGCCAATTCTGCGTTCTTGCACAAAGACATGAAGTCACCCGCTTCTGCGCGAGTTGCTTTATATTCAGGAAGATAGCGGCCAGCTTGACGCATCATCCAGACCGGTGTGCAGTCAACAGGTTGTTTTAACAGGGCGCGTAAATAGCGGTCATTCTTTAATTCGGTCATTCCGTTAAATTCCAATTCAATCTTGTCTATTTTTGAAGTTTACTATTCTAACACTGTTCAGCTCTCAAAAGCGGTGTGCTTTGCAATCTAGATCAAGTTATTAACTTTTAAATCAATGCTTAGTTTGCACACATTATGTAACAGTGCTAAAAATTCGTTTGCTAGCGAAAATTACAATAATAACTGAGTACTTAGTGCTCAGCATCTCATAACGACATCTTACTTACCCCCTCCTTCTCGGAGGGTTTTTTTTATCTGCCACTCTCTATTTTTCTATCGACTCATCAACCTGAGTTAAGGTATCAATCAGGGTTCTCGCAATCGTGCCTTTAGGCGCGACGGGTGGCAATTTATCAAAATCAAACCATCGTGCATCACTGAGTTCCTGATAGTCGGGTTTGACCTCACCACTCTCGTACTCTGCAAGAAAGCCCATCATCATGTTGGAAGGAAATGCCCAAGGCTGACTGCCAAAGTAACGAATATCTTGAACTTGAATCCCGGTCTCTTCTTTCACTTCCCTCGCAACACATTGCTCAAGGGTTTCTCCTACTTCAAGGAAACCAGCAATCACTGTATACATACCATTGCGATGGCGAGGGTGCTGCGCGAGTAATATTTGATGTTGTTTGCGCACGGCGACGATGATGCATGGTGATATTCTGGGATAGTGTAAGGTTCGACAATCTGTGCACTGCATCGCAAGTTGGTTCAGATTCAAGTGGTTTCGCCCACCACATTGAGGACAAAACCGTTGTGTCAGAGTCATATTACCAAGCTGGACGGCTTTGCTCATGAGCAAGAAAAGTGCATCAGGAAACTGCAAGCATTCTCTAAGAGAGGTGAGTTCAAGAGGCGATTCTATATCGACTTCATTTATCCATAACACAGGGAATCCCTGGTATTGGCCAATGTTAACTGCGCGCTCAATTGGAAAGCTGAGCTCTTCCGCGGTCGCAAATGGAAGCTCGTGTTCTACAAGATAAATGTCACTTCCAGTGACGGCACACCAGTAGGCTTTCTCGTGCATTTTACTGTTACGTTTTTTTAACATCAGACGGTCTCTTAGCTTGCAGTTCATTCATTTTACTGGCAATCTAATTTATACCAGAGATTATTAATGATAAGTATATTTACAAACTCTGGGTGGATGTAAAAGGGATCTTTGCACTGCAAAGCTAATTCGTGCACAAATTTGTGTACCGATCATGAGGGCATGGTCATGCTAAACAAACTGAAACAAACGCAACAACAATGGGGTGGCTCAAGTGAGGTCATCGATCATTGGCTTGAAACTCGTCAATTGCTCATTGTTGAATACTGTAAGCTCGCATCACTTCAACCATCATCCGTAAAATCTTCAGTTTCTGAACTTCCGACGCCTAAAGCGCTTCAAAGTTTTTGCCAGCACTTAGTCGATTATATCTCCGAAGGTCATTTTAAAATCTATGACATGGTTATGGATCAATGGCGCGCAACGGGGTTTGAAGCCACTGATGAGATCAATCAGACTTACGGAAAAATCGTACTCACCACCGAACCGCTGTTGAACTTCACAGACACCTACGCAGCCGTCAGTGAGGAAGACCCTTTAAAAAGCTTCGACAATGATCTGTCTCAAGTTGGCGAGGTGATTGAGATGCGATTTGAAGTCGAAGACCAGCTGATTCAACTGATTGCAAATAGCCTTGCCATACCTCCTGGTGCTTAAGCTATTCGTTTAAGGGACAGGTTCAAGTTCTGGCTTACGTTTTTTGACTTAAGCTACTTAGAACTGAATATCTAGTAGCGGATACCTATGATTGAGTGTCTAGGGAGTGATTGCCCAGAAGGCCGCTGACTCTCTGTGCAATGAGTACTTTAGAAAGTGCTCATTGGACACTCTCAACACTTTTCTATTTCTCACCCAACGGTACTGCTGACTATTTCACTCATATACTCGCTCGAATAAAAACAAAAAAGGCACCCGAAGGTGCCTTTTTTCATCACGAATCGTGATTACTCGTCAGAGTACTTATTCTTCAGAAGAAAAGCCAGCGTTGAGAAGTGCTGCTAGATTATCTGTCGCTTGTTCAGCTGACGGACCTTCTTGTTGCTCTTCACGTTGCTTTTGACGCTCTTGGTGGTAGGCGAAACCAGTACCAGCTGGGATCAGACGACCAACAATAACGTTCTCTTTCAGACCACGTAAGTCATCACGCTTACCAGAAACCGCAGCTTCTGTTAGTACGCGAGTCGTTTCTTGGAAAGATGCTGCTGAGATAAATGACTCAGTCGCTAGAGATGCTTTGGTAATACCTAGTAAGTCACGCTCGTAACGTACTAGTTCTTTGCCTTCAGCTTCTAGAGCGCGGTTAGCGATCTTAACGTTGTGGTACTCAACTTGCTCACCAGGTAAGAATTCAGAGTCACCAGCGTGCGTAATCGTACACTTACGTAGCATTTGACGAACGATAGTTTCAATATGCTTATCGTTAATCTTAACGCCTTGTAGACGGTAAACTTCTTGAACTTCGTTAGCGATGTACTGAGTCACAGCATGAATGCCACGTAGACGTAGAATGTCATGTGGAGTCTCTGGACCATCAGCGATAACATCACCACGTTCGATCTTCTCACCTTCGAATACGTTCAGCTGGCGATGCTTAGGAATCATCTCTTCGTAAGCGTCTCCGCCTTCACGAGTGATAACTAAACGACGCTTGCCTTTCGTTTCTTTACCGAATGACACAGTACCTGTGTGCTCAGCAAGAATCGCAGGCTCTTTAGGCTTACGAGCTTCAAACAAGTCAGCAACGCGTGGTAGACCACCGGTGATATCTTTGTTTCCACTAGATTTCTGTGGAATACGAGATAACGTGTCACCAATACCTACTTCAGCACCATCTTCGATGTTAACGATCGCTTTACCAGGTAGGAAGTAGTGAGCTGGCATATCAGTACCAGGGATCATTACATCGTTACCTTTCGCATCAACAAGTTTGATAGCTGGACGCATATCTTTACCTGCTGCTGGACGAGCGGCTGCATCAGTCACTTCGCTTGAAGATAGACCGGTTAAATCATCCGTTTGACGAGAAACCGTCACACCATCAATCATATCTACGAATTGGATACGACCGGCCACTTCAGTGATGATTGGCATAGTATGCGCTTCCCAGTTCGCAACAACTTCGCCAGCAGTAACAGCGTCGCTGTCTGCTTTGCTAAGAATCGAACCGTATGGAAGTTTGTGTTTCTCTTTAGTACGGCCAAACTCATCAATGATCGTCATCTCAGAAGCACGAGATGTGATAACCAGTTTCTTGTCTTTATTGACAACAAACTTAGCATTGTGAAGTTTAACAGTACCCGTAGTCTTCGCTTGGATGCTGTTTTCTGCTGCGGCTGTCGATGCGGCACCACCGATGTGGAACGTACGCATCGTAAGCTGTGTACCCGGCTCACCGATAGACTGAGCAGCGATTACACCGACTGCTTCACCTTGGTTGACTAGGTGACCACGTGCTAGGTCACGACCGTAACACTGTGCACAACAACCGAAGTCTGCATCACAGGTAACAACTGAACGTACTTTCATACGGTCAACAGAGTTGTCTTCCATGATTTGACACCACTTCTCATCAATCAGAGTATTACGTGGAATCAGTACATCTTCAGTACCAGGCTTAAGAACGTCTTCAGCAACAACACGACCAAGTGCTAGCTCAGAAAGTGCAACTTTAACGTCACCACCTTCGATATGAGGCATCATATCGACACCTTCATGCGTACCACAGTCATGTTCGTGTACTACAACGTCTTGAGCAACGTCTACTAGACGACGAGTTAGGTAACCCGAGTTTGCTGTTTTCAGTGCTGTATCCGCAAGACCCTTACGAGCACCGTGCGTTGAGATAAAGTACTGAAGGACGTTTAGACCTTCTTTAAAGTTTGCGGTGATTGGCGTTTCGATGATTGAACCATCTGGACGCGCCATCAGGCCACGCATACCCGCCAACTGACGAATCTGAGCAGCAGAACCACGAGCGCCCGAGTCAGCCATCATGTAGATGCTGTTAAACGACTCTTGTTGCTCTTCTTCACCGTCACGGTTAATTACCGTTTCAGAAGATAAGTTATCCATCATTGCTTTCGCAACACGGTCGTTGGTAGACGCCCAGATATCGATAACTTTGTTGTATCGCTCACCCGCAGTAACAAGACCTGATTGGAATTGCTCTTGGATTTCACGAACTTCAGCTTCTGCTTCTTCAATTTCAGTGTATTTAGCCGCAGGTACAACCATATCGTCGATACCAACAGACACACCAGAAAGTGCAGCGTATGCAAAACCTGTGTACATGATTTGGTCAGCGAAGATAACCGTGTCTTTCAGACCAAGTTTACGGTAAGCCTCGTTAAGTAGAGTAGAAATTTGCTTCTTACCCAACTTTTGGTTAACTAGGCTAAACGGCAGACCTTTAGGTACGATAGACCACAGCATTGCACGTCCAACAGTCGTATCGACCATGTCTGTGCTTGTTGTGCTGTTACCGTCTTCATCAACAACACTTTCAGTGATACGTACTTTAACACGAGCGTGTAGCTCAGCGCTCTTAGTACGGTATGCCTTCTCAGCCTCTTCAGGGCCAGCAAGGTACATACCTTCACCTTTCGCATTGATCATTTCACGAGTCATGTAGTAAAGACCCAATACAACGTCCTGAGAAGGTACGATGATCGGATCACCAGATGCTGGTGATAAGATGTTGTTGGTCGACATCATTAATGTACGAGCTTCAAGCTGTGCTTCTAAAGTTAGAGGCACGTGTACCGCCATTTGGTCACCATCGAAGTCGGCGTTATATGCCGCACACACGAGTGGGTGAAGCTGGATCGCTTTACCTTCGATTAGTACTGGTTCAAACGCTTGAATACCAAGACGGTGAAGTGTTGGTGCACGGTTAAGCAGTACTGGGTGCTCACGGATAACTTCGTCTAGGATATCCCAAACGATAGCTTCTTCACGCTCAACCATTTTCTTAGCCGCTTTGATCGTCGTCGCCATGCCACGAGTTTCTAACTTGCTGTAGATAAATGGTTTGAATAGCTCAAGTGCCATCTTCTTAGGAAGACCACACTGGTGCAGACGAAGGTATGGACCTACTGTAATTACAGAACGACCAGAATAGTCTACACGCTTACCAAGAAGGTTCTGACGGAAACGACCTTGTTTACCCTTGATCATATCAGCAAGAGATTTCAGAGGACGCTTGTTTGAACCCGTAATCGCACGACCGCGACGACCGTTATCTAGAAGGGCATCAACAGACTCTTGCAACATACGCTTTTCGTTACGTACGATGATGTCTGGAGCCGCTAGCTCTAGAAGACGCTTCAAACGGTTATTACGGTTGATTACACGACGGTAAAGATCGTTCAAATCAGAAGTCGCAAAGCGACCGCCATCTAGTGGTACTAGAGGACGAAGATCTGGCGGAAGTACCGGAAGCACCGTTAGGATCATCCATTCAGGGTTGTTACCTGATGAAATGAACGCTTCAACGAGCTTAAGACGCTTAGTCAGTTTTTTACGCTTAGTTTCAGAGTTAGTGGTTTCTAGCTCTTCGCGCATCTGCTCAGCTTCTTGGTGCATGTCCATAGTAGACAGCAGATCTTTGATCGCTTCTGCACCCATCTTCGCGGTGAATTCATCACCCCACTCTTCTAGACGATCAAGATACTCTTCTTCAGTGAGCATCTGACCTTTTTCTAGATCTGTCATTCCCGGTTCAGTTACTACGTACATTTCGAAGTACAGAACACGTTCGATATCACGCAAAGGGATATCCATCAACAAACCGATACGAGACGGCAGTGATTTTAGGAACCAGATGTGAGCGACTGGTGATGCAAGCTCAATGTGGCCCATACGGTCACGACGAACTTTAGTTTGTGTAACTTCAACGCCACACTTCTCACAAATCACACCACGGTGTTTCAGACGCTTATATTTGCCACAAAGACATTCGTAGTCTTTAACTGGACCAAAGATACGCGCGCAGAAAAGACCATCACGTTCAGGTTTGAACGTACGGTAGTTGATCGTTTCCGGCTTTTTAACTTCACCAAAAGACCATGAACGAATCATGTCAGGTGAAGATAGACCGATTTTGATAGCATCAAATTCTTCGGTCTTATGCTGTGCTTTTAGAAAGTTTAATAGATCTTTCACATTCAGCTCCTGTAAGGAGTTAAAAGGGGCTCACCCGCTAAAGTGAGCACCTTCTACCAAATAACCCGGAAGGATTACTCTTCGTCTTCTAGCTCGATGTTGATACCTAGCGAGCGAATTTCTTTCAACAATACGTTGAACGATTCTGGCATGCCAGGTTCCATGCTGTGGTCGCCATCTACGATGTTCTTATACATCTTAGTACGGCCGTTAACGTCATCAGACTTAACTGTTAGCATTTCTTGAAGCGTGTAAGCAGCACCGTATGCTTCTAGTGCCCATACTTCCATCTCACCGAAACGCTGACCACCGAACTGAGCTTTACCACCAAGTGGTTGCTGAGTTACTAGGCTGTAAGAACCCGTTGAACGAGCGTGCATCTTATCATCGACTAAGTGGTTCAGTTTCAGCATGTACATGTAACCAACCGTTACAGGACGCTCAAACGCATCACCAGTACGACCATCAAACAACGTAAGCTGACCAGATTCTGGCAGATCACCCAGTTTTAATAGTTCTTTAATCAACGACTCTGAAGCACCATCGAACACTGGCGTAGCAATCGGTAGACCACCACGTAGGTTCTTAACCAACGTACGAACTTGATCGTCTGACAATTCAGCAATGTCTACTTTCTGACGTGTATCACCCAGATCGTAAACCTTCTGAAGGAAGTTACGGAACTTATGCAGCTCTTGTTGTTCCTTCAGCATCTTGTTCAGTTTGTCACCGATGCCTTTCGCAGCTAGACCTAAGTGTACTTCTAAGATCTGACCGATGTTCATACGCGATGGTACACCCAGCGGGTTCAGTACGATATCAACAGGTTGACCTGTTTCATCGTATGGCATGTCTTCAACAGGGTTAATCTTAGAGATTACACCTTTGTTACCGTGACGACCGGCCATCTTATCACCCGGTTGGATACGACGCTTAACAGCTAGGTATACTTTTACAATCTTAAGTACACCTGGTGCCAGGTCATCACCTTGAGTGATTTTACGACGCTTAGTTTCAAACTTCTTATCGAAATCCGCTTTTAGCTCATCCCATTGCTCAGCAAGTTGCTCTAGCTGTGATTGAAGCGCATCGTCTTCAAGCGTTTGCTCAAGCCATTGCTTACGACCAATAGAGTCAAGCTTAGCTTCAGAGTAACCACCATTTACCAGAACAGCACGAACACGAGCAAGTAGACCACCTTCAAGAATTTGGAACTCTTCAGTGAGATCTTTCTTCGCTTCTTTCAGCTGCATCTGTTCAATTTCAAGCGCACGTTTGTCTTTTTCTACGCCATCGCGAGTAAAGACTTGAACGTCGATGATGGTACCTGAAACAGAGTTTGGTACACGTAGTGAAGTATCTTTAACGTCAGATGCTTTTTCACCGAAGATTGCACGTAGTAGCTTCTCTTCAGGCGTCAGTTGCGTTTCGCCTTTAGGCGTTACTTTACCAACTAGGATGTCGCCACCCTTCACTTCAGCACCGATGTAAACGATACCTGACTCGTCGAGTTTAGACAGAGCAGATTCACCTACGTTTGGAATATCAGCTGTGATCTCTTCAGAGCCCAGCTTAGTATCACGCGCCACACAAGAAAGCTCTTGGATGTGGATAGTCGTGAAGCGGTCTTCTTGAACTACGCGCTCAGATACTAAGATCGAGTCTTCGAAGTTGTAACCGTTCCAAGGCATGAACGCGATACGCATGTTTTGACCAAGCGCTAGCTCACCAAGGTCTGTTGAAGGACCATCAGCAAGAACGTCACCGCGAGCTACAGGTTCACCTGGCATGACGGTTGGGCGCTGGTTAATACATGTGTTTTGGTTCGAACGCGTGTATTTCGTTAGATTGTAGATATCGATACCCGCTTCACCAGGAATCAATTCATCTTCATTAACCTTAACAACGATACGAGACGCATCTACCGATTGAACTTGTCCACCACGTTTTGCTACCGCTGTAACACCAGAGTCTACGGCGATGTTACGTTCGATACCCGTACCAACTAAAGGCTTGTCAGCTCTAAGAGTTGGAACAGCTTGACGTTGCATGTTCGCACCCATCAATGCACGGTTCGCATCATCGTGTTCTAGGAACGGGATAAGCGAAGCAGCGATAGATACTACTTGGTTTGTTGCAACGTCCATGTAATTAACATGTTCGCGTGGGTGAAGACCAGATTCGCCTTTCTGACGAGCCGTGATTAGCTCTTCAGCAAAAGTGGAACCTTCAGTGAGTATTGTATTCGCCTGAGCGATAACAAACTGACCTTCCTGAATAGCAGAAAGATAGTCAACATCTTCAGTGACTACACCATCAACAACACGACGGTACGGAGTCTCAAGGAAACCGAACTCGTTACAACGTGCGAATGCTGATAGAGAGTTAATCAAACCGATGTTTGGACCTTCAGGCGTTTCGATCGGACATAGACGACCGTAGTGCGTAACGTGAACGTCACGAACTTCAAAGCCAGCACGCTCACGAGTCAGACCACCAGGACCTAAAGCAGAAATACGACGCTTGTGCGTTACTTCTGACAATGGGTTGTTTTGGTCCATAAACTGAGACAGCTGTGAAGAGCCAAAGAATTCTTTAACTGCAGCGGAGATCGGCTTAGCGTTGATAAGGTCCTGAGGCATAATTGCATCAAGATCACCAAGGCTTAGACGTTCTTTAACAGCACGTTCTACACGAACTAGACCAACACGGAATTGGTTTTCTGCCATTTCACCTACAGAACGGATACGACGGTTGCCAAGGTGGTCGATATCGTCCACTTCGCCTTTACCGTTACGGATCTCGATCAATCTGTTCATCACGGCAATGATGTCAGTTTCATCTAGCGTACCTTGTTCACCCGCATCTTCACGCTCAATTGAGCTATTGAATTTCATACGGCCTACTGTAGATAGGTCGTAACGATCTTCATTGAAGAACAAGCTTTGGAACAATGTCTCTGCTGCATCTTTTGTTGGCGGCTCACCAGGGCGCATCATGCGGTAGATTTCTACCAAGGCTGAAAGGCGATCAACAGTACTGTCGATGCGCAATGTTTCAGACATGAATGGACCGTGGTCTAGATCGTTCGTAAATAGAACTTCTAGCGCTTTGTGACCCGCTTGAGATAAGTTTGCTAGAGCTTCTAGGCTGATCTCATGGTTTGCACCAACGATGATCTCACCAGTTGCTTCGTTGATGTAATCTTTCGATGCAACTTTGCCTACGATGTACTCTACTGGTACTTCGATGTGCTCTACGCCATCTTTTTCAAGTTGACGAATGTGACGCGCTGTCACACGACGACCAGTCTCTACGTAAGTCTTACCATTTGCTTCAATATCAAATGACGCGGTTTCACCACGTAGACGATCAGGGACTAACTCCATCAATAGAGTTTTGTCTTTTACTTCAAAGTTCACTTTTTCAAAGAATAGATCCAAGATCTCTTCTGTTGTTTTACCAAGTGCGCGAAGAATGATCGAAGCAGGTAGCTTACGACGGCGGTCTATACGTACGTACAAGTTATCCTTAGGATCGAACTCAAAGTCTAACCATGAGCCACGGTAAGGAATAACACGTGCGTTATATAAAACTTTACCCGATGAGTGGGTCTTACCCTTATCGCTGTCGAAGAACACGCCTGGGCTTCGGTGCAGCTGGGATACGATAACCCTCTCGGTACCATTGATAACGAAGGTACCATTGTCTGTCATAAGCGGAATTTCGCCCATGTAGACTTCTTGTTCTTTAATATCTTTTACGGTACCTGCTGGCGCGTCTCTATCAAAGATAACTAGGCGCAATTTAACGCGTAGTGGTTTTGAATAAGTTACGCCGCGGATTTGACATTCTTTAACATCAAATACAGGCTCACCAAGACGGTAGCTAACGTATTGCAGCTCTGAATTGCCGTTATAGCTCTGAATTGGAAAAACAGAACGGAAAGCAGCTTCAAGACCGTATTGCCCTTCAGGATCCTGTTCGATAAATTTGTCGAACGAATCGAGCTGGATCGATAACAGGTATGGAATGTCCAAAACTTGTGGACGAGTACCAAAATCCTTACGGATGCGTTTTTTCTCGGTATAGGAGTAAACCATGGGGTTCCTCAGCTCGCTGATAAGTGACCCAAACTGCCCAAGGCATTCTGAGAATGGGGCAGTGACTAACAACTGTTTACTGTAGTGACATTACTGCTTTAATCAGCAATGTTTTTTGCATGGGTAGTAGTGGTTAAACAGCGGGAAAATTCACCAGTACCCTACAGCGCAAAAAGGCCGGTGGTTAATAAACCACCAGCCATTAGCCTTGCGGCTAAGAAATTAAGTAATAATTACTTAATTTCAACAGTTGCACCAACTTCTTCTAAAGTCGCTTTAAGCGCTTCAGCTTCAGCTTTGTCAACGCCTTCTTTAAGTGCAGCAGGAGCTGAGTCTACTAGACCCTTAGCTTCTTTAAGACCTAGACCTGTAGCGCCACGTACAGCTTTGATTACTTGTACTTTGTTTGCGCCAGCAGAAGCTAGAATTACGTCAAATTCAGTTTGCTCAGCAGCAGCTTCGCCACCAGCAGCGCCACCAGCTACAACAGCAGCAGCAGCAGATACGCCGAATTTTTCTTCCATAGCTTCGATAAGCTCAACAACTTGCATTACAGACATTTCTGCAACTGCGTCTAGGATTTGCTCGTTAGTAATAGACATAACAATTCTCTTTTAAGTCAACAATTAGTTTATTTTACAATCAGTAGAAAGCAAGGCTTATGCCGCAGCTTCTTCTTTTTGATCACGTAAAGCAGCGATAGTACGTACCAGCTTGCCAGCAGAAGCTTCTTTCATGCACATCATTAGGCGTGCGATAGCTTCGTCGTAAGTTGGTAGTGTCGCTAGTACTTCAGCGTCAGTTAATGCGCCTTCAAATGCAGCGGCTTTGATCTCGAACGCTTTGTTCTCTTTCGCAAAGTCTTTAAA
Coding sequences within it:
- a CDS encoding TetR/AcrR family transcriptional regulator — protein: MKTRDKIVHAALELFNEHGERNITTNHIAAHIDISPGNLYYHFRNKQEIVHEIFTLYSEELLERFTPINGQQESLVLLKHYLDSIFTFMWKYRFFYANLPEILQRDTSLHDDYIKVQEKLQNNLINIMRAFVKLDLLVVEELEMKSLVTTLHLIASSWIGYQSAMSLNAKVTEQVVLEGMLHMIAVVKPKATELGIEQLQLLEDGVIAIYA
- the hemE gene encoding uroporphyrinogen decarboxylase, producing MTELKNDRYLRALLKQPVDCTPVWMMRQAGRYLPEYKATRAEAGDFMSLCKNAELASEVTLQPLRRFPLDAAILFSDILTIPDAMGLGLYFETGEGPKFERPITCKADVEKIGLPDPEGELQYVMNAVRQIRKDLKGEVPLIGFSGSPWTLATYMVEGSSSKAFTKIKKMMYAEPQTLHLLLDKLADTVIEYLNAQIKAGAQSVMVFDTWGGVLTPRDYNLFSLQYMHKIVDGLIRENEGRRVPVTLFTKNGGMWLESIAATGCDAVGLDWTINIADAKARIGDKVALQGNMDPSVLYAQPERIREEVGTILEGFGDGGTGHVFNLGHGIHLDVPPENAGVFVDAVHELSKLYHK
- the nudC gene encoding NAD(+) diphosphatase, producing the protein MLKKRNSKMHEKAYWCAVTGSDIYLVEHELPFATAEELSFPIERAVNIGQYQGFPVLWINEVDIESPLELTSLRECLQFPDALFLLMSKAVQLGNMTLTQRFCPQCGGRNHLNLNQLAMQCTDCRTLHYPRISPCIIVAVRKQHQILLAQHPRHRNGMYTVIAGFLEVGETLEQCVAREVKEETGIQVQDIRYFGSQPWAFPSNMMMGFLAEYESGEVKPDYQELSDARWFDFDKLPPVAPKGTIARTLIDTLTQVDESIEK
- the rsd gene encoding sigma D regulator, whose product is MVMLNKLKQTQQQWGGSSEVIDHWLETRQLLIVEYCKLASLQPSSVKSSVSELPTPKALQSFCQHLVDYISEGHFKIYDMVMDQWRATGFEATDEINQTYGKIVLTTEPLLNFTDTYAAVSEEDPLKSFDNDLSQVGEVIEMRFEVEDQLIQLIANSLAIPPGA
- the rpoC gene encoding DNA-directed RNA polymerase subunit beta', with the translated sequence MKDLLNFLKAQHKTEEFDAIKIGLSSPDMIRSWSFGEVKKPETINYRTFKPERDGLFCARIFGPVKDYECLCGKYKRLKHRGVICEKCGVEVTQTKVRRDRMGHIELASPVAHIWFLKSLPSRIGLLMDIPLRDIERVLYFEMYVVTEPGMTDLEKGQMLTEEEYLDRLEEWGDEFTAKMGAEAIKDLLSTMDMHQEAEQMREELETTNSETKRKKLTKRLKLVEAFISSGNNPEWMILTVLPVLPPDLRPLVPLDGGRFATSDLNDLYRRVINRNNRLKRLLELAAPDIIVRNEKRMLQESVDALLDNGRRGRAITGSNKRPLKSLADMIKGKQGRFRQNLLGKRVDYSGRSVITVGPYLRLHQCGLPKKMALELFKPFIYSKLETRGMATTIKAAKKMVEREEAIVWDILDEVIREHPVLLNRAPTLHRLGIQAFEPVLIEGKAIQLHPLVCAAYNADFDGDQMAVHVPLTLEAQLEARTLMMSTNNILSPASGDPIIVPSQDVVLGLYYMTREMINAKGEGMYLAGPEEAEKAYRTKSAELHARVKVRITESVVDEDGNSTTSTDMVDTTVGRAMLWSIVPKGLPFSLVNQKLGKKQISTLLNEAYRKLGLKDTVIFADQIMYTGFAYAALSGVSVGIDDMVVPAAKYTEIEEAEAEVREIQEQFQSGLVTAGERYNKVIDIWASTNDRVAKAMMDNLSSETVINRDGEEEQQESFNSIYMMADSGARGSAAQIRQLAGMRGLMARPDGSIIETPITANFKEGLNVLQYFISTHGARKGLADTALKTANSGYLTRRLVDVAQDVVVHEHDCGTHEGVDMMPHIEGGDVKVALSELALGRVVAEDVLKPGTEDVLIPRNTLIDEKWCQIMEDNSVDRMKVRSVVTCDADFGCCAQCYGRDLARGHLVNQGEAVGVIAAQSIGEPGTQLTMRTFHIGGAASTAAAENSIQAKTTGTVKLHNAKFVVNKDKKLVITSRASEMTIIDEFGRTKEKHKLPYGSILSKADSDAVTAGEVVANWEAHTMPIITEVAGRIQFVDMIDGVTVSRQTDDLTGLSSSEVTDAAARPAAGKDMRPAIKLVDAKGNDVMIPGTDMPAHYFLPGKAIVNIEDGAEVGIGDTLSRIPQKSSGNKDITGGLPRVADLFEARKPKEPAILAEHTGTVSFGKETKGKRRLVITREGGDAYEEMIPKHRQLNVFEGEKIERGDVIADGPETPHDILRLRGIHAVTQYIANEVQEVYRLQGVKINDKHIETIVRQMLRKCTITHAGDSEFLPGEQVEYHNVKIANRALEAEGKELVRYERDLLGITKASLATESFISAASFQETTRVLTEAAVSGKRDDLRGLKENVIVGRLIPAGTGFAYHQERQKQREEQQEGPSAEQATDNLAALLNAGFSSEE